One genomic segment of Cyanobium sp. WAJ14-Wanaka includes these proteins:
- the sufB gene encoding Fe-S cluster assembly protein SufB, with product MSSTATVGDLVSQPYKHGFVTDIETEKIAKGLSEEVVRLISAKKEEPAFLLDFRLRAYSQWLQMEEPDWAALGHPEIDYQNIIYYAAPKQQEKKASLDEVDPKLLETFEKLGIPLTEQKRLSNVAVDAVFDSVSIATTYREKLAKHGVIFCSFNEAVKERPDLIERYLGTVVPSNDNYFSALNSAVFSDGSFVFIPKGVDCPMELSTYFRINSADTGQFERTLIVAEEGATVSYLEGCTAPMFDTNQLHAAVVELVTLEDASIKYSTVQNWYAGDENGVGGIYNFVTKRGQCRGDRSKISWTQVETGSAITWKYPSCVLQGADSVGEFYSVALTNNCQQADTGTKMIHVGPRTRSTIVSKGISAGRSSNSYRGLVQIGPKAVGAKNYSQCDSMLIGDQASANTYPYIRSQQPDAAVEHEASTSRISADQLFYLQSRGIGFEEAVSMMVSGFCRDVFNQLPMEFAAEADKLLALKLEGSVG from the coding sequence ATGAGCAGCACTGCCACCGTTGGGGATCTAGTTTCACAGCCGTATAAGCATGGCTTTGTCACTGATATTGAAACCGAAAAGATTGCCAAGGGTCTCAGTGAAGAGGTGGTGCGATTAATTTCGGCAAAAAAGGAGGAGCCTGCCTTCCTCCTTGATTTCCGCTTGCGGGCCTACAGCCAATGGCTGCAGATGGAGGAGCCCGATTGGGCTGCCTTGGGTCACCCTGAGATTGATTATCAAAATATTATTTATTACGCAGCTCCTAAGCAGCAAGAAAAGAAGGCCAGCCTCGACGAGGTGGATCCCAAGCTGCTGGAGACCTTTGAGAAGCTAGGAATTCCCTTAACTGAGCAAAAGCGGCTCTCGAATGTGGCCGTAGATGCGGTTTTTGACAGTGTTTCGATTGCTACCACCTATAGGGAAAAGCTTGCTAAGCATGGGGTAATTTTCTGCTCCTTCAATGAAGCAGTTAAGGAGCGTCCTGATCTGATTGAGCGTTATTTGGGTACGGTTGTGCCAAGTAATGACAACTATTTCTCGGCACTAAATTCTGCTGTTTTCAGTGACGGCTCTTTCGTATTTATTCCCAAGGGCGTCGATTGCCCGATGGAGCTTTCCACCTACTTCAGGATTAATTCCGCCGACACTGGCCAATTCGAGCGCACCTTGATAGTGGCGGAAGAGGGGGCGACGGTCAGTTATTTGGAGGGCTGCACTGCCCCGATGTTTGATACCAACCAGCTACACGCAGCGGTGGTGGAGCTGGTGACCTTGGAAGACGCTTCGATCAAGTACTCGACCGTTCAGAACTGGTATGCGGGCGATGAAAATGGGGTGGGCGGTATTTACAACTTCGTGACTAAGCGGGGCCAGTGCCGGGGCGATCGCAGCAAAATCAGCTGGACCCAGGTGGAAACCGGCTCGGCAATTACTTGGAAGTACCCAAGTTGTGTGCTGCAGGGTGCCGATTCGGTGGGAGAATTTTATTCCGTGGCCCTCACTAATAACTGTCAACAGGCAGACACCGGCACCAAGATGATCCATGTGGGGCCCCGCACCCGCTCCACGATTGTGAGCAAGGGGATCAGTGCTGGCCGCTCATCAAATAGCTATCGCGGGTTGGTGCAGATTGGTCCAAAGGCCGTAGGGGCAAAGAACTACAGCCAGTGCGATTCGATGTTGATTGGTGATCAGGCCTCAGCCAACACCTACCCCTATATCCGCTCTCAGCAGCCAGATGCGGCCGTAGAGCATGAGGCCAGCACCAGTCGCATTTCCGCCGACCAACTCTTCTATCTGCAGAGCCGAGGCATCGGTTTTGAAGAGGCGGTTTCGATGATGGTTAGTGGTTTTTGCAGAGATGTGTTTAACCAGTTGCCGATGGAATTTGCGGCTGAAGCCGACAAACTGCTCGCCTTGAAGTTGGAGGGTTCGGTGGGTTAG
- a CDS encoding ferredoxin-thioredoxin reductase catalytic domain-containing protein has protein sequence MSDAAATPADSQPASGANPSGGKSGAGDSLEVIRKFAETYAQRTGTYFCSDPGVTSVVLLGLARHKDELGGALCPCRHYEDKEAEVAQAFWNCPCVPMRERKDCHCMLFLTEDNPFRGEQQTISLEEVKSLAAE, from the coding sequence ATGTCCGACGCTGCGGCCACCCCTGCTGACTCCCAACCTGCTTCAGGTGCTAACCCCTCTGGTGGCAAGTCTGGCGCCGGAGACAGCTTGGAGGTAATCCGCAAGTTTGCCGAGACCTACGCCCAGCGCACAGGCACCTATTTCTGTAGTGATCCCGGAGTGACCTCCGTGGTGTTGCTCGGCTTGGCCCGCCACAAGGATGAGTTGGGTGGAGCGCTCTGCCCCTGCCGCCACTACGAAGACAAGGAAGCGGAGGTTGCCCAGGCTTTTTGGAATTGCCCCTGCGTGCCGATGCGCGAGCGCAAGGATTGCCACTGCATGCTGTTCCTTACCGAAGACAACCCCTTCCGTGGCGAACAGCAGACCATCAGCCTCGAAGAAGTGAAATCGCTTGCCGCCGAATAG
- the sufR gene encoding iron-sulfur cluster biosynthesis transcriptional regulator SufR, protein MSATTREACLTLLLRQGEATAAALAQQLEVSVQVTRRHLRSLEEDGLVQASPATEGPGRPSNRWQLTAHGQNHFPDGSENFALGLLSSMAGSLPPEQLQGLLAHQALQKAGDYRDRVGQGDLQHRLQRMVELRRDEGYVAEFAADGDGWLMSEFHCSVVRIAEQFPCICDQELQLIRHTFPDCDVQRVQWRLESGHSCGFRLAPR, encoded by the coding sequence ATGAGCGCCACCACCCGGGAAGCCTGCCTCACACTGCTGCTGCGCCAGGGTGAAGCGACCGCCGCTGCCTTGGCCCAGCAATTGGAGGTGTCGGTGCAGGTGACGCGGCGCCACCTGCGCAGCCTCGAAGAAGACGGCCTGGTGCAGGCAAGCCCCGCTACAGAGGGCCCAGGCAGGCCCAGCAACCGCTGGCAGCTGACCGCCCACGGTCAGAACCATTTCCCCGATGGCAGCGAAAACTTTGCCCTCGGGCTCCTGAGCTCGATGGCCGGCAGCCTGCCCCCGGAACAGCTGCAGGGCCTACTTGCTCACCAGGCCCTGCAAAAAGCCGGTGACTACCGCGACCGAGTCGGCCAGGGAGACCTCCAACATCGCCTACAGCGCATGGTGGAGCTACGGCGCGACGAGGGCTATGTGGCCGAATTTGCCGCCGATGGGGATGGCTGGCTGATGAGCGAGTTTCACTGCTCCGTAGTGCGCATCGCCGAACAATTTCCCTGTATCTGCGACCAGGAACTGCAACTGATCCGCCACACCTTTCCCGATTGCGATGTGCAGCGGGTGCAGTGGCGGCTGGAGTCGGGCCACAGCTGCGGCTTCCGCCTGGCACCGCGGTGA
- a CDS encoding phycobiliprotein lyase has protein sequence MSQSIADALSFFRLSCGRWRSQRSSHHLLHRRAEAGGSFIEVVELDGSDPRLIAIAELHGKNPKELVGGCRVTWNASMAWDRAGEDHQGESVFGLIPTDSQGRKGLLLRDRGYAETAPVAGHFAMDGRDELLLTTGYEMMNSLERFSFAGPNVRLRTSTVEGLSNTASFCVETRLA, from the coding sequence ATGAGCCAAAGCATTGCCGATGCGCTCAGCTTCTTTCGCTTGAGCTGTGGCCGCTGGCGCTCCCAGCGCAGTAGCCACCACCTGCTGCATCGCCGCGCCGAAGCCGGGGGCTCCTTTATTGAGGTGGTGGAGCTCGATGGCAGCGACCCCCGCTTGATCGCCATCGCCGAACTGCACGGCAAAAATCCCAAGGAGCTAGTGGGCGGCTGCCGGGTTACATGGAACGCATCAATGGCCTGGGACAGGGCTGGGGAAGACCATCAGGGCGAAAGCGTTTTTGGCCTGATCCCCACCGATAGCCAGGGGCGCAAGGGCCTGCTTTTACGGGATCGTGGCTACGCCGAAACCGCGCCGGTGGCAGGCCATTTCGCCATGGATGGCCGCGATGAACTGCTGCTCACCACTGGCTACGAAATGATGAACAGCCTGGAGCGCTTCAGCTTCGCCGGGCCCAATGTGCGCCTGCGCACCAGCACGGTCGAAGGCCTCTCCAACACGGCCTCATTTTGCGTGGAAACTCGCCTGGCCTGA
- a CDS encoding phycobilisome rod-core linker polypeptide codes for MALPLLKYAPTTQNARVNPLRVGSDEDPKTGSLDQAMGYEDQNFVIETAYRQIFFHAFKVDRDPYLQSQLRNGQISVRDFIRALCLSDTFTRSFYNLNSNYRVARHLVEKLLGRPVYGKSEEIAWAAVIMSRGIKGAVDDILNSQEYLDNFGYDKVPFQRNRVVGSRDLGETPFNITSPRYEAYYRSIKGFPQMVYTGVAKALPERARQRRGGSPEDYLPWVRSMPAMRTRGGGSGNIGMDYMAKVPYRSIGK; via the coding sequence GTGGCCCTGCCTCTCCTTAAGTACGCACCCACCACCCAAAACGCCCGGGTGAACCCCCTTCGGGTGGGTTCGGATGAGGATCCAAAGACTGGCTCCCTAGACCAGGCCATGGGTTACGAAGACCAGAACTTCGTGATCGAAACGGCCTACCGCCAAATCTTTTTCCATGCCTTCAAGGTCGACAGGGATCCCTACCTGCAGAGTCAGCTGAGAAATGGCCAGATTTCTGTGCGCGACTTCATTCGCGCCCTGTGCCTCTCAGACACCTTTACCCGCAGCTTCTACAACCTGAACAGCAACTACCGGGTGGCCCGCCACCTGGTCGAGAAGCTGCTCGGGCGACCGGTTTACGGCAAGAGCGAAGAAATTGCCTGGGCGGCCGTGATCATGTCCCGCGGCATCAAGGGGGCTGTCGATGACATCCTCAACAGCCAGGAATACCTCGACAACTTCGGCTACGACAAGGTTCCTTTCCAACGCAACCGCGTGGTGGGCTCCCGCGACCTGGGCGAAACCCCCTTCAACATCACCAGCCCCCGCTACGAGGCCTACTACCGCAGCATCAAGGGCTTCCCCCAAATGGTCTACACAGGGGTCGCCAAGGCACTCCCCGAACGGGCCCGCCAGCGCCGTGGCGGCTCTCCGGAGGACTATCTGCCCTGGGTGCGCTCCATGCCCGCCATGCGAACCCGTGGTGGCGGATCCGGCAACATCGGCATGGATTACATGGCCAAAGTCCCATACCGCAGCATCGGCAAATAG
- a CDS encoding DUF4912 domain-containing protein: protein MTLRQLREVASEAGVSLYSRKSKEELLEAISSRKETSKRNLKAIEAEMGPAKRPAAFTNVVFLPRDPQWAYVFWEISDVDRAQAIAAGATQLCLRVADVTGLNGGSSHPHTLQEVVVNSHATEWYLPVPMSDRDYRVELGYRTAMNASGGGWISLAFSSVARVPALHPSEQILDQFVPFSLDTPPAAMPGATQAPASTPTDTGLHERLYQTATSQFRRLGRGSEAFHELEAAGLDTSELNASGAGLWASGRNESGVGGVASRQRSFWLVADAELIVYGATDPSARLTIGGEVVPLSADGTFRVQVPFRDGEQLYPIEAVAADGVQKRNITLQFNRITPEDNSNPADKAIAEWF, encoded by the coding sequence ATGACCCTGCGACAGCTCCGCGAGGTCGCCAGCGAGGCGGGCGTCAGTCTTTACAGCCGCAAGTCCAAGGAAGAACTGCTCGAGGCCATCTCCTCCCGCAAGGAGACATCGAAGCGCAACCTCAAGGCGATCGAAGCTGAGATGGGCCCCGCAAAGCGGCCTGCGGCCTTCACCAATGTGGTGTTTCTGCCCCGTGATCCCCAGTGGGCCTACGTGTTCTGGGAAATCTCAGATGTGGATCGGGCCCAGGCAATTGCAGCTGGCGCCACCCAGCTTTGCCTGCGGGTCGCTGACGTGACCGGTCTTAACGGCGGCTCCTCCCATCCCCACACCCTCCAGGAAGTTGTGGTCAACAGCCATGCCACTGAGTGGTACTTGCCTGTCCCCATGAGCGACCGGGATTACCGGGTGGAGCTCGGCTACCGCACCGCCATGAATGCCAGTGGTGGTGGCTGGATCTCTCTGGCCTTCTCCTCCGTGGCCCGGGTGCCTGCCCTGCACCCCAGCGAGCAGATCCTTGACCAATTTGTTCCCTTTTCGCTCGACACTCCCCCCGCAGCCATGCCGGGAGCAACGCAAGCCCCGGCTTCCACCCCCACGGACACCGGCTTGCACGAGCGCCTTTATCAAACGGCCACTTCCCAATTCCGCCGCCTCGGCCGGGGCTCTGAAGCCTTCCACGAATTGGAAGCAGCTGGCCTCGATACAAGCGAGCTAAATGCTTCGGGAGCGGGCCTCTGGGCCAGCGGCCGCAATGAATCCGGAGTTGGCGGTGTGGCCAGCCGTCAGCGTTCTTTCTGGTTGGTGGCCGATGCGGAATTGATCGTTTACGGCGCCACCGATCCCTCGGCCCGGCTGACCATCGGCGGTGAGGTGGTGCCCCTCTCAGCCGATGGCACCTTCCGGGTGCAGGTGCCCTTCCGCGACGGTGAGCAGCTCTATCCGATCGAGGCTGTGGCAGCCGATGGGGTCCAGAAGCGCAACATCACCCTCCAGTTCAATCGCATCACCCCCGAAGACAACAGCAACCCAGCCGATAAGGCCATCGCCGAATGGTTCTAG
- a CDS encoding phosphatidylserine/phosphatidylglycerophosphate/cardiolipin synthase family protein has product MAALTSCSANGRISGSAPPDRPLPAGIELAFNHHQNHHYRSPISGQLREGDDLEAFVLESIAAARQEILVAVQELSLPKVAEALAAKRQQGVVVKVVLENTYSTPWSQEHMADLVPHQRKRHQQMVALGWGDAVLILQRGGVPLIDDTADGSAGSGLMHHKFMVIDRKVVVTGSTNFTPSCIHGDPDDPQTRGNVNHLLRFHSPELAAVFAAEFERMWGDGPGGEADSQFGIGKEEGPLQEVMVGATKVGVLFAPHRRQDPNQGLLLIADLLAQARKNIDLALFVFSEQGVADVLAQLQTKGVAIRLLADPGFANRSFSEVLDLLGTQLPDRDCKLEVGNKPWKAPLEGVGTPRLAPGDKLHHKLAVIDHRTVITGSFNWSPSAAHQNDETLLVIESPLLAAHFSDEIDRLWRGAELGITSRLERKQQRQRNRCGSGVQRAQRNQRDPKKVFGGELVRVSQND; this is encoded by the coding sequence TTGGCCGCACTGACCAGCTGCAGTGCCAATGGGCGCATATCCGGCTCTGCCCCCCCGGATCGCCCCCTGCCGGCGGGCATTGAGCTGGCTTTTAACCACCACCAGAATCACCACTACCGAAGCCCGATCAGTGGCCAGCTGCGGGAAGGTGACGACCTCGAAGCCTTCGTGCTTGAAAGCATTGCGGCTGCCCGGCAGGAAATTTTGGTGGCCGTCCAGGAGCTATCTCTGCCCAAGGTGGCCGAAGCCCTGGCCGCCAAAAGACAGCAGGGGGTGGTGGTGAAGGTGGTGCTTGAGAACACCTACAGCACGCCCTGGAGCCAGGAACACATGGCAGACCTGGTGCCCCACCAGCGCAAACGCCATCAGCAGATGGTGGCCCTGGGCTGGGGAGATGCGGTGCTGATCCTGCAGCGCGGTGGGGTGCCCCTCATCGACGACACCGCCGATGGCAGCGCCGGCAGCGGGCTGATGCACCACAAATTCATGGTCATCGACCGAAAAGTGGTGGTGACTGGCTCAACCAATTTCACCCCTTCGTGCATTCATGGCGATCCCGACGATCCCCAAACCCGCGGCAACGTAAACCACCTGCTGAGATTTCACAGCCCCGAACTTGCGGCGGTATTTGCGGCTGAATTTGAGCGCATGTGGGGCGATGGTCCTGGGGGAGAAGCTGATAGCCAATTTGGAATTGGAAAAGAAGAAGGCCCCCTGCAGGAGGTGATGGTGGGCGCCACCAAGGTGGGGGTGTTATTTGCTCCCCACCGGCGCCAAGACCCAAACCAGGGCCTGCTACTAATTGCAGACCTTTTGGCCCAGGCCCGCAAGAACATTGATCTAGCCCTATTTGTATTCTCGGAGCAGGGGGTTGCCGATGTCCTCGCCCAACTTCAAACCAAGGGAGTGGCGATCCGGCTACTGGCGGATCCAGGCTTTGCAAATCGCTCCTTTAGCGAAGTGCTGGATCTCCTCGGTACCCAACTTCCCGATCGAGATTGCAAATTAGAAGTGGGCAATAAGCCCTGGAAAGCGCCCCTCGAGGGGGTTGGAACTCCTCGATTAGCCCCCGGCGACAAATTGCACCACAAACTTGCAGTGATCGACCACCGCACCGTGATCACAGGCAGCTTCAACTGGAGCCCCTCTGCAGCACATCAAAATGATGAAACCCTTTTAGTGATCGAATCACCATTGCTGGCTGCCCACTTCAGCGATGAAATCGATCGCCTCTGGCGGGGCGCCGAACTTGGCATCACCTCCCGCTTAGAGCGCAAACAGCAACGGCAGCGCAACCGCTGTGGCAGTGGGGTGCAAAGGGCACAAAGAAATCAGAGAGACCCCAAAAAGGTCTTCGGCGGTGAGCTGGTGCGGGTATCGCAGAACGATTGA
- a CDS encoding FAD-dependent monooxygenase — protein sequence MTGSVVNRSVVIVGAGPTGACLALMLCRQGIPVSLVESNPKQGRPFRGEALMPSGLGALDQMGLLSLIDPIPHRELKGWRFVLNRRELFRVSEPLGPLPAQSCTLVSQEQLIDGMLEQAASTGNLGLIANRSASALKFDPERRINGIRLSDGSDLAAALVVACDGRQSRLRQLAQISLEGGDSQIDLLWFQLPCPEGNPLEGQFTTLVGEAGLMSLFESCTGSLQLGWVISPTEASPQRSQQQWLDLFASLCPPELAQWLGQQSSGLKRPRRLSVQVGQAERWWRPGLLLLGDAAHPMSPVRAQGINMALKDAWIASQELVPALLGAEHHLDQALACIEARRRPEISKLQALQAEEARRGKLLQGQGLLRCALSIGAPLVGPAIGRYWSQQQQPLRQGISEPNGAMMG from the coding sequence GTGACTGGGAGCGTGGTGAACAGGAGCGTGGTGATCGTTGGGGCAGGGCCCACCGGAGCCTGTCTGGCCCTGATGCTCTGCAGGCAGGGAATCCCCGTATCCCTGGTGGAGAGCAACCCAAAACAGGGTCGCCCCTTTCGCGGTGAAGCCCTAATGCCCTCGGGCCTAGGGGCCCTTGATCAGATGGGCCTTTTATCCCTGATCGATCCAATCCCCCACCGGGAGCTCAAGGGCTGGCGGTTTGTACTGAATCGCCGCGAACTGTTCCGTGTATCCGAACCCCTCGGCCCCTTGCCGGCCCAGTCCTGCACCCTGGTGAGCCAGGAGCAACTGATCGATGGGATGCTCGAGCAGGCAGCCAGCACCGGAAACCTCGGCCTGATTGCGAACCGCTCCGCCAGCGCCCTCAAGTTTGATCCCGAGAGGCGCATCAACGGCATCCGCCTCAGCGATGGCAGCGATCTAGCTGCCGCACTTGTGGTGGCCTGCGATGGGCGCCAGTCCCGCCTGCGCCAACTGGCCCAGATCAGCCTGGAGGGCGGGGATAGCCAGATCGACCTGCTCTGGTTTCAGCTGCCCTGCCCGGAGGGCAACCCCTTGGAGGGTCAATTCACCACCCTGGTCGGGGAAGCCGGGTTAATGAGCCTGTTCGAGAGCTGCACCGGTTCACTGCAACTGGGCTGGGTGATTAGCCCAACAGAAGCCAGTCCCCAACGCAGCCAGCAGCAGTGGCTGGACCTTTTTGCCAGCCTTTGCCCGCCAGAGCTGGCCCAATGGCTTGGCCAACAAAGCAGTGGGCTCAAGAGGCCCAGGCGCCTGAGTGTGCAGGTGGGCCAGGCCGAGCGCTGGTGGCGGCCAGGACTGTTGTTGCTGGGGGATGCGGCCCATCCGATGAGTCCGGTACGGGCCCAGGGAATCAACATGGCCCTCAAGGATGCCTGGATTGCCAGCCAAGAACTGGTCCCGGCACTATTGGGAGCGGAGCACCACCTCGATCAGGCCCTGGCCTGCATCGAGGCGCGGCGGCGACCTGAGATCAGCAAATTGCAGGCCCTGCAGGCAGAAGAGGCCAGGCGGGGCAAGCTGCTCCAGGGCCAGGGCCTCCTGCGTTGTGCCCTGAGCATTGGTGCCCCCCTAGTGGGCCCTGCCATTGGCCGCTACTGGAGCCAGCAGCAGCAACCGCTGCGCCAGGGCATTTCCGAGCCAAACGGCGCCATGATGGGTTAA
- a CDS encoding alpha-D-glucose phosphate-specific phosphoglucomutase yields the protein MTNSSAAGVRQIALDHPFDDQKPGTSGLRKSSRQFETPHYLESFIEAVFQVLPGVVGGTLVVGGDGRYGNAGAIGVIARMAAAHGVAKLITTTGGILSTPAASHLIRQHQAIGGIILSASHNPGGPDGDFGVKVNGANGGPAPESITDAIYGATKTLSGYRILEGEAEAHGLNLASPGSCNLGTLQLEVIDGVDDYVALMQRLFDFDQIAGLLKGNFPVAFDAMHAVTGPYAARIFEGLLGAPAGTVRNGKPLEDFGGGHPDPNLTYAHDLADLLLKGDNYRFGAACDGDGDRNMILGHNCFVNPSDSLAVLTANAKLAPGYAAGLAGVARSMPTSAAADVVAKELGLPCFETPTGWKFFGNLLDAGQITLCGEESFGTGSDHIREKDGLWAVLFWLQILAQKQCSVADVMANHWGSFGRHYYSRHDYEAIASDAAHGLYDRIKAMQPALLGQNFAGRSISTADDFSYTDPVDGAVSTGQGLRLLLNDGSRVVLRLSGTGTQGATLRVYLESYVPATGNLHQDPQLALGDLITAIDQLAEIKTRTGMEHPTVIT from the coding sequence ATGACCAATAGCAGTGCCGCCGGCGTGCGGCAGATCGCCCTCGACCACCCCTTCGACGACCAAAAACCCGGCACCTCCGGCCTGCGTAAGAGCAGCCGTCAATTTGAAACCCCCCACTACCTCGAGAGCTTCATCGAGGCGGTTTTCCAAGTGCTGCCTGGGGTGGTGGGGGGCACCCTGGTAGTTGGCGGAGATGGGCGCTATGGCAACGCCGGGGCCATTGGCGTAATTGCCCGCATGGCGGCGGCCCATGGGGTGGCCAAGTTGATCACTACCACCGGCGGAATCCTCTCCACCCCGGCCGCATCCCACCTGATTCGCCAGCACCAGGCCATCGGCGGGATCATTCTTTCGGCCAGCCACAACCCGGGTGGGCCGGATGGCGATTTTGGCGTGAAGGTAAACGGCGCCAATGGCGGCCCCGCCCCTGAATCGATCACCGATGCGATCTATGGGGCCACCAAAACCCTTTCTGGCTACAGGATTCTTGAGGGGGAGGCCGAAGCCCACGGCCTGAACCTGGCCAGCCCCGGCAGCTGCAACCTGGGCACCCTTCAGCTGGAGGTGATCGACGGGGTCGACGACTACGTGGCCCTGATGCAACGCCTATTCGACTTTGACCAAATAGCTGGGCTGCTGAAGGGCAATTTCCCCGTGGCGTTTGACGCCATGCATGCCGTGACAGGGCCCTACGCCGCCCGCATTTTTGAGGGGCTGCTGGGGGCGCCGGCGGGGACAGTGCGCAATGGCAAGCCGCTGGAGGATTTCGGGGGCGGCCACCCCGATCCAAACCTCACCTACGCCCACGACCTCGCCGACCTACTGCTCAAGGGCGACAACTACCGCTTCGGGGCGGCCTGCGATGGCGATGGCGATCGCAACATGATCCTTGGCCACAACTGCTTTGTGAACCCCAGCGACAGCCTGGCGGTACTGACGGCAAACGCCAAACTGGCTCCCGGCTATGCCGCTGGCCTGGCAGGGGTGGCCCGCTCGATGCCCACCAGCGCAGCGGCCGATGTGGTGGCCAAGGAGTTGGGCCTGCCCTGCTTTGAGACCCCCACCGGCTGGAAGTTCTTTGGCAACCTGCTCGATGCGGGCCAGATCACCCTCTGTGGTGAAGAGAGTTTTGGCACCGGCAGCGACCACATCCGCGAAAAAGACGGCCTTTGGGCAGTACTTTTCTGGCTGCAGATCCTGGCCCAAAAGCAGTGCTCCGTTGCCGATGTAATGGCAAACCACTGGGGAAGTTTTGGCCGCCACTACTACTCCCGCCACGACTACGAAGCCATCGCCAGCGATGCCGCCCACGGCCTCTACGACCGCATTAAGGCCATGCAACCTGCCCTACTGGGCCAAAACTTTGCAGGCCGCAGCATCAGCACCGCCGATGACTTCAGCTACACCGATCCGGTAGATGGTGCAGTCAGCACTGGCCAAGGCCTGAGGCTCCTGCTCAATGACGGCAGCCGGGTGGTGCTGCGCCTCTCAGGCACGGGCACCCAGGGCGCCACCCTAAGGGTCTACCTAGAGAGCTACGTGCCCGCCACTGGCAACCTCCACCAAGATCCCCAGTTGGCCCTGGGCGATTTAATTACTGCCATCGATCAACTGGCTGAAATTAAAACCCGCACGGGCATGGAGCACCCGACAGTGATCACCTAA